In the genome of Macadamia integrifolia cultivar HAES 741 unplaced genomic scaffold, SCU_Mint_v3 scaffold2057, whole genome shotgun sequence, one region contains:
- the LOC122065591 gene encoding protein ACCELERATED CELL DEATH 6-like isoform X1 gives MDPDLYKAVTEGNSALLSQLLQAAEDDDLQKPQRDQNMNTLLHIAAHSNNIQVVKVIRKKQPTTILRSRNYREDIALHIAARHNNGEVVKYLLDWAKETDEAENPSIRYHTVKFRNRCGNTALHEAVLGSHNEVIEVLMEKDKEVILIKNKRKESPLYLAADRGLHFVLEKMLKVAVENEIFKNPYLCIDFGPDGRTPLHAAVTKKHPLCINILLERKKELISRTDAAGRTPLHYAASFGHSEEARCLLEKDTSIAHEMDDQGLCPIHVAASKGYVDIIQTIPEYCPGARETSNAKGQNVIHITAKNGRSKLLSYMLRQKSKFGKLINAKDINGNTPLHLATKNFHPKVVCILVRDGNVDMTIMNNEGLTALDIAEMSKIDDTISLPKVLTLTALRINNATSGRPPPIIEKNKSKGKRTKEYYEKKFKERFSTLVLVATLISTVTFAAGFAIPGGFNNDGPYKGMATLLRKPAFHVFVICNTMAFYLSIVVVGNNVWAQLDDSPFLVLAVNLSVPFLGIALIMMAIGFTAGLYSVILKLQWLAFTVLVMGATFLFYVVFFVVLFTSPFYMSKYPVLKKIFKWNLYLLIFTCDRFL, from the exons ATGGATCCTGATCTGTATAAGGCTGTAACAGAAGGTAACTCAGCTTTGCTCTCACAATTATTACAGGCAGCAGAAGATGATGATCTCCAAAAACCACAGAGAGACCAAAACATGAACACTCTACTCCACATCGCTGCCCACTCCAACAACATCCAAGTTGTGAAGGTAATCCGCAAAAAACAACCAACAACTATTCTCAGGAGCAGGAACTACAGAGAAGACATCGCACTCCACATTGCGGCGCGGCATAATAATGGTGAGGTAGTTAAGTATCTGTTGGATTGGGCCAAGGAAACGGACGAAGCAGAGAATCCTTCTATACGATATCATACGGTGAAGTTTAGGAATAGATGTGGGAACACAGCCTTGCATGAAGCTGTTCTTGGGAGTCACAATGAAGTGATAGAagtgttgatggagaaggaCAAAGAGGTGATCTTGATTAAGAATAAGCGCAAGGAATCACCACTTTATTTGGCTGCTGATCGTGGGTTGCACTTTGTGCTGGAGAAGATGTTGAAAGTTGCAgtggaaaatgaaattttcaagaATCCTTATCTATGCATCGATTTCGGTCCCGACGGCAGGACACCTTTGCATGCTGCGGTTACTAAAAAGCATCCAT TATGCATCAACATTCTAttggagagaaagaaggagctCATCAGTAGAACAGATGCAGCTGGAAGAACTCCTCTTCATTATGCAGCATCATTTGGCCATTCTGAAGAAGCTCGTTGCTTACTAGAGAAAGACACTTCTATTGCTCATGAAATGGATGACCAAGGCCTCTGTCCCATACATGTAGCAGCCAGTAAAGGCTATGTTGACATAATTCAAACTATTCCAGAATATTGCCCAGGAGCAAGAGAGACATCAAATGCAAAAGGTCAGAATGTTATTCACATTACTGCTAAGAATGGGAGATCCAAATTATTAAGTTACATGCTTCGGCAGAAATCTAAGTTTGGGAAGCTTATAAATGCGAAGGATATTAATGGAAACACGCCGCTTCATTTGGCCACCAAGAACTTCCATCCAAAGGTTGTGTGCATTCTCGTGCGGGATGGAAATGTAGACATGACCATCATGAACAATGAAGGCTTGACTGCCCTAGACATTGCAGAGATGAGTAAAATAGATGATACAATCTCATTGCCAAAG GTTCTTACCTTAACAGCTTTAAGAATTAATAATGCAACATCCGGTCGACCACCTCcaattattgaaaaaaataaatcaaaaggtAAACGAACAAAAGAATATTATGAAAAGAAATTCAAAGAGAGGTTCAGTACTCTTGTGCTTGTAGCAACACTGATCTCTACTGTTACCTTCGCCGCGGGTTTCGCAATCCCTGGTGGTTTCAACAATGATGGCCCATACAAAGGCATGGCTACCTTGTTAAGGAAGCCTGCATTTCATGTTTTTGTGATATGCAATACCATGGCTTTCTATCTGTCTATTGTTGTTGTGGGGAACAACGTATGGGCACAGTTGGATGATAGCCCCTTTTTGGTTCTTGCAGTTAACTTAAGTGTACCCTTTTTGGGTATAGCTCTTATTATGATGGCTATAGGCTTTACTGCAGGTTTGTACTCTGTGATACTTAAACTTCAGTGGCTTGCCTTCACGGTTTTGGTCATGGGAGCCACCTTTCTTTTCTATGTTGTATTTTTTGTGGTTCTGTTCACTTCCCCATTTTATATGTCTAAGTACCCTGTCCTGAAAAAAATCTTCAAGTGGAATCTCTATCTTTTGATCTTCACATGTGATAGATTTCTTTGA
- the LOC122065591 gene encoding protein ACCELERATED CELL DEATH 6-like isoform X2, which yields MDPDLYKAVTEGNSALLSQLLQAAEDDDLQKPQRDQNMNTLLHIAAHSNNIQVVKVIRKKQPTTILRSRNYREDIALHIAARHNNGEVVKYLLDWAKETDEAENPSIRYHTVKFRNRCGNTALHEAVLGSHNEVIEVLMEKDKEVILIKNKRKESPLYLAADRGLHFVLEKMLKVAVENEIFKNPYLCIDFGPDGRTPLHAAVTKKHPLCINILLERKKELISRTDAAGRTPLHYAASFGHSEEARCLLEKDTSIAHEMDDQGLCPIHVAASKGYVDIIQTIPEYCPGARETSNAKGQNVIHITAKNGRSKLLSYMLRQKSKFGKLINAKDINGNTPLHLATKNFHPKVVCILVRDGNVDMTIMNNEGLTALDIAEMSKIDDTISLPKVLTLTALRINNATSGRPPPIIEKNKSKVATGARVETQEHHLEWEEFEKQENLVMHS from the exons ATGGATCCTGATCTGTATAAGGCTGTAACAGAAGGTAACTCAGCTTTGCTCTCACAATTATTACAGGCAGCAGAAGATGATGATCTCCAAAAACCACAGAGAGACCAAAACATGAACACTCTACTCCACATCGCTGCCCACTCCAACAACATCCAAGTTGTGAAGGTAATCCGCAAAAAACAACCAACAACTATTCTCAGGAGCAGGAACTACAGAGAAGACATCGCACTCCACATTGCGGCGCGGCATAATAATGGTGAGGTAGTTAAGTATCTGTTGGATTGGGCCAAGGAAACGGACGAAGCAGAGAATCCTTCTATACGATATCATACGGTGAAGTTTAGGAATAGATGTGGGAACACAGCCTTGCATGAAGCTGTTCTTGGGAGTCACAATGAAGTGATAGAagtgttgatggagaaggaCAAAGAGGTGATCTTGATTAAGAATAAGCGCAAGGAATCACCACTTTATTTGGCTGCTGATCGTGGGTTGCACTTTGTGCTGGAGAAGATGTTGAAAGTTGCAgtggaaaatgaaattttcaagaATCCTTATCTATGCATCGATTTCGGTCCCGACGGCAGGACACCTTTGCATGCTGCGGTTACTAAAAAGCATCCAT TATGCATCAACATTCTAttggagagaaagaaggagctCATCAGTAGAACAGATGCAGCTGGAAGAACTCCTCTTCATTATGCAGCATCATTTGGCCATTCTGAAGAAGCTCGTTGCTTACTAGAGAAAGACACTTCTATTGCTCATGAAATGGATGACCAAGGCCTCTGTCCCATACATGTAGCAGCCAGTAAAGGCTATGTTGACATAATTCAAACTATTCCAGAATATTGCCCAGGAGCAAGAGAGACATCAAATGCAAAAGGTCAGAATGTTATTCACATTACTGCTAAGAATGGGAGATCCAAATTATTAAGTTACATGCTTCGGCAGAAATCTAAGTTTGGGAAGCTTATAAATGCGAAGGATATTAATGGAAACACGCCGCTTCATTTGGCCACCAAGAACTTCCATCCAAAGGTTGTGTGCATTCTCGTGCGGGATGGAAATGTAGACATGACCATCATGAACAATGAAGGCTTGACTGCCCTAGACATTGCAGAGATGAGTAAAATAGATGATACAATCTCATTGCCAAAG GTTCTTACCTTAACAGCTTTAAGAATTAATAATGCAACATCCGGTCGACCACCTCcaattattgaaaaaaataaatcaaaag TTGCTACAGGTGCAAGAGTTGAAACGCAAGAACACCATCTTGAGTGGGAGGAatttgaaaaacaagaaaatctgGTGATGCACTCTTAA